The proteins below are encoded in one region of Juglans microcarpa x Juglans regia isolate MS1-56 chromosome 4D, Jm3101_v1.0, whole genome shotgun sequence:
- the LOC121260217 gene encoding protein FAR-RED IMPAIRED RESPONSE 1-like has product MTQRSESMNTFFDGYVHSDMTLKEFVNQFNNTLRKKVEVETMADFNSSNQMIPCVSPFNFEKQFQKVYSNAKFKEFQKELMDLMCCNCTLVSKRGCISTFNIMDEISIVDCTKTIHYTLYYNEEDCELKCTCALFEMGEILCRHVLRVFHLKRINVLPDRYVLDRWRKDDKRRYTLIQSSYDDLRASRDAQRYEMVFKR; this is encoded by the coding sequence ATGACACAACGGTCAGAAAGCATGAATACTTTTTTCGACGGGTATGTCCATTCCGATATGACCTTGAAGGAATTTGTCAACCAGTTCAATAATACTCTAAGAAAGAAGGTGGAGGTAGAGACAATGGCTGATTTCAACTCCAGCAACCAAATGATCCCCTGCGTTTCCCCTTTCAACTTTGAGAAGCAGTTTCAGAAGGTATACTCAAATGCAAAGTTTAAAGAGTTCCAAAAAGAGTTGATGGACCTAATGTGTTGTAATTGCACTCTAGTAAGCAAGCGTGGATGCATTTCAACCTTCAATATCATGGATGAAATATCTATTGTGGACTGCACAAAAACAATCCACTACACACTTTACTATAATGAAGAGGACTGTGAGTTAAAATGCACGTGTGCATTGTTTGAGATGGGGGAAATTCTATGTAGGCATGTACTTAGAGTTTTTCATTTGAAGAGGATTAATGTGCTGCCAGATAGATATGTCTTGGATCGCTGGAGGAAGGACGATAAGAGGAGATACACATTGATCCAAAGTAGTTATGATGACTTGCGGGCCAGTAGAGACGCACAGAGGTATGAGATGGTGTTTAAAAGATGA